From the genome of Rhizobium sp. NXC24, one region includes:
- a CDS encoding ROK family protein, whose translation MSELAIGVDIGGTNIRAALVSKRGEILKKLSERTPTDPRQVFERIKAIVGQLDAAGVVGLGVGIPGRVDIANRSVLSGGILNLAGMDFVDQLETSLGKRVVIENDCSMALIAEMRVGAARGFQSVAMLTIGTGIGGAVAHDGSIYHGHRTAGQLGHICVRHDGPECACGRRGCVETFSSGTALRRHINEAGLSAASIADVFEMASNGDATARAVLHAWAAPLRTALDNIAATMDPEIIILGGGLGSDAARALADLPAVAPWFRPAILPAKLGDDAGIVGAGLATFSDAFRCAEKRVVLVNGVPASGKSRLAKLLSQRTGWPVLSLDGIKNPFLEHIGGVDREFNRTLGKASYQAIWSTIREAPAGSTFIIDAWFGFQPKAVLEAYIKDAGIDRVAELWCKVPGVVAGDRYARRLKDRLPGHPGADYIPELVALADRAEPMECGPWMTVDQTKEPDMDEVTTWISKVFGQA comes from the coding sequence ATGTCTGAATTAGCCATTGGCGTGGACATTGGCGGCACGAATATTCGTGCGGCTCTCGTCTCCAAACGGGGCGAAATCCTCAAAAAGCTGTCGGAGCGGACACCGACCGATCCCAGGCAAGTCTTTGAGCGCATCAAGGCGATAGTAGGTCAACTCGATGCGGCTGGTGTTGTTGGCCTTGGCGTCGGCATTCCTGGCCGAGTCGACATTGCAAATCGCTCGGTCCTATCCGGCGGCATCTTGAATTTGGCCGGCATGGACTTCGTCGATCAGTTGGAGACAAGCCTCGGCAAGAGGGTCGTCATCGAAAATGATTGCAGCATGGCGCTCATCGCCGAAATGCGTGTTGGTGCTGCCAGAGGCTTTCAAAGTGTCGCCATGCTGACCATCGGCACGGGGATCGGCGGCGCGGTTGCCCATGACGGCAGCATCTATCATGGCCATAGGACTGCCGGGCAGTTGGGTCACATCTGCGTCCGGCACGATGGTCCGGAATGCGCGTGCGGAAGACGCGGTTGCGTGGAAACCTTCAGCTCGGGAACGGCGCTGCGCCGGCACATAAACGAAGCGGGTCTATCGGCAGCATCCATTGCCGATGTTTTTGAAATGGCCTCAAACGGAGATGCGACGGCCAGGGCAGTGTTACACGCCTGGGCGGCGCCTTTGCGTACAGCGCTCGACAACATCGCTGCAACGATGGATCCGGAAATCATCATATTGGGAGGGGGCCTCGGTTCCGATGCGGCTCGAGCCCTCGCAGATCTCCCCGCGGTGGCGCCATGGTTTCGCCCGGCGATCCTGCCGGCCAAACTCGGAGATGACGCCGGGATAGTCGGTGCCGGCCTGGCGACGTTTTCAGACGCCTTCCGCTGTGCCGAAAAGCGTGTGGTGCTGGTCAATGGCGTGCCGGCCTCGGGAAAAAGCCGCCTCGCCAAATTGCTGTCGCAACGCACGGGATGGCCGGTCCTTTCCCTCGACGGCATCAAGAACCCGTTCCTGGAGCACATTGGCGGCGTCGACCGGGAGTTCAATCGGACACTCGGAAAGGCGAGCTACCAGGCGATTTGGTCGACCATTCGCGAGGCTCCGGCCGGCTCCACGTTCATCATCGACGCATGGTTCGGCTTTCAGCCCAAAGCCGTGCTTGAGGCCTATATCAAAGACGCGGGCATCGATCGCGTCGCAGAACTTTGGTGCAAGGTGCCCGGTGTCGTTGCTGGCGACCGCTATGCCCGTCGCTTGAAAGACAGGCTGCCCGGACATCCGGGAGCGGACTATATCCCGGAACTGGTGGCGCTCGCCGATCGTGCCGAACCTATGGAATGTGGTCCATGGATGACAGTTGACCAAACAAAGGAACCGGATATGGACGAAGTAACTACCTGGATTTCGAAGGTGTTCGGCCAGGCATGA